A genomic window from Plasmodium coatneyi strain Hackeri chromosome 13, complete sequence includes:
- a CDS encoding SICA antigen has translation MGPPKTSVFEQQPTKVDEEEEHVAGSGDPRAADDSANRGTNNEANKVRGRRKREVLWSLKPGVEDVIVTYIPKEGYDVTCKDSRLQNSLKTVIDNWNKDKGNPQKDWGQVWSEIENRVELLSNYISTNKATMEETHCKAPNGKDSSSNTTSWTEADTKACMLITAGLKHIYEIKEDSNDKQGGDLAKKNNRTFKQTAACLILNELIRKMKDKANSCTQRISIQAGINHAFSKSAEIRKETPCNGDSDCFECTQQDYSSCKMGNEQVSKKLKDKMDKDNKMKEALEDIYPPSNPSSSKTATLGEWFTRFSNNATEKDENNYEELKLLLILCDEMKSTLGDDMEKYKDFCNIMMKNIMLTTGIEKQYKNKEQNQGQGQMPCAKKVKDIPLCNLLKAWMWYMHWFCVPTKVIEYVLQGANDVRTYFMKQGGKYVDCIYDAAFKIPTDDKRYRVGEADELFGTSLLHTKIREATNEKKLCEDGKWQYRDRAPEGSIKPRAEEEEEEKIISDDYNSNKFKEIVEQLEEGIKQEEEEEKKKAKISESVEPTSPSTSPTVSDTTAEESVEVVEEDPPREEHLPEKEKEKEKEEDEEEEEEENDLNTKASEQQDIQDTQGEN, from the exons atgggtCCGCCGAAGACGAGTGTATTTGAACAGCAACCTACGAAGGTAGacgaggaagaggaacatGTTGCTGGAAGTGGTGATCCTCGTGCAGCAGATGATTCAGCAAACAGAGGAACAAACAATGAAGCTAACAAAGTTCGTGGACGTCGGAAGAGAGAAGTTCTATGGTCTCTTAAGCCAGGAGTGGAGGATGTAATAGTAACGTATATTCCAAAGGAAGGGTATG ATGTTACTTGTAAAGACAGTAGGTTACAGAACAGCTTAAAGACTGTTATCGACAACTGGAATAAGGACAAGGGAAATCCACAAAAGGATTGG GGTCAAGTGTGGAGTGAAATCGAGAATAGGGTCGAGCTACTCTCTAACTACATATCTACCAATAAAGCAACTATGGAAGAAACCCATTGTAAAGCCCCTAATGGAAAagacagcagcagcaacaccACCTCATGGACAGAAGCTGATACTAAAGCTTGTATGCTCATCACTGCCGGATTAAAGCATATTTACGAAATTAAAGAGGATTCAAATGATAAGCAGGGAGGCGACTTAGCCAAGAAGAATAATAGAACATTTAAACAGACTGCAGCCTGCCTCATATTAAATGAACTcataaggaaaatgaaggacaaGGCTAATTCTTGTACCCAGAGGATAAGCATACAGGCAGGCATAAACCATGCCTTCAGTAAAAGTGCAGAAATTAGGAAAGAAACTCCGTGTAATGGTGATTCTGACTGTTTTGAATGCACACAGCAGGATTATTCATCCTGTAAAATGGGCAATGAACAAGTGAGCAAGAAGttaaaggacaaaatggacaaggacaacaaaatgaaagaagcaCTGGAAGACATCTATCCACCTTCCAACCCCTCCAGCTCCAAAACAG CCACTCTTGGGGAATGGTTCACACGTTTTTCGAACAATGCAACagaaaaagacgaaaataATTATGAAGAACTAAAACttcttttaatattatgTGACGAGATGAAGAGTACCCTTGGTGATGATATGGAAAAGTATAAGGATTTCTGTAATATTATGATGAAAAACATAATGCTGACGACAGGCATTGAAAagcaatataaaaacaaagaacAGAATCAGGGGCAGGGACAAATGCCATGTGcgaagaaagtgaaagatATCCCACTATGTAACCTGTTAAAAGCATGGATGTGGTATATGCACTGGTTTTGTGTTCCTACTAAGGTTATAGAATATGTTCTTCAGGGGGCGAATGATGTAAGGACGTATTTCATGAAGCAAGGTGGGAAGTATGTAGACTGCATTTATGATGCTGCATTTAAGATTCCTACAGACGACAAAAGGTATAGGGTAGGTGAAGCGGATGAACTATTTGGCACAAGTTTGTTGCATACTAAGATAAGAGAAGCAACTaacgagaaaaaattgtgtgaaGACGGTAAATGGCAATATCGGGACCGTGCTCCGGAGGGTTCAATCAAACCACGAgcggaggaagaggaggaggaaaaaattatcagTGATGATTACAACTCAAATAAATTCAAAGAAATTGTTGAGCAActtgaggaaggaataaaacaggaggaagaggaagaaaagaaaaaggcaaaaatttcAGAGTCTGTAGAACCAACATCACCATCCACCTCCCCCACCGTCTCCGACACGACTGCTGAGGAGAGTGTAGAGGTGGTAGAAGAAGACCCACCTCGAGAAGAACATCTTCctgagaaggagaaggagaaggagaaggaagaagacgaggaagaggaggaagaagagaacgACCTAA ATACAAAGGCCTCTGAGCAACAAGACATACAAGACACCCAGGGCGAGa ATTGA
- a CDS encoding SICA antigen: MKKKKKIKLNESVWDYFGMLRKTRKRYGRARHVRRSLPLEQQIVDHVDQDDGPHEYTLVKERKPCSTPRGRRKKRAVGRGVGRRGVRRRMIIDIHLEVLEECQKGDMQSTKEDFLKIIVEEFMGSEFIKG; this comes from the exons atgaaaaaaaaaaaaaaaattaagttgaatgaatcagtgtgggat tactttggaatgcttcgcaagacaagaaaacgttacgGAAGAGCACGTCATGTACGTCGTTCACTTcccttagaacagcagattgttgaccatgtggaccaggatgatggtccacatgaatataccttagtaaaggaacgaaaacctTGTTCTACGCcaagaggaaggaggaaaaaacgtgctGTTGGTCGCGGTGTCGGTCgtcgtggtgtacgtcgccgcatgattattgatattcatttagaagtcttagaggaatgtcaaaagggggacatgCAATCGACGAAGGAGGACTTCCTTAAAATTATTGtagaagaatttatgggaagcgaattcaTAAAGGGATAA